A single genomic interval of Candidatus Gracilibacteria bacterium harbors:
- a CDS encoding cytochrome ubiquinol oxidase subunit I produces MFEFLSLVDWSRAQFALTAGFHWIFVPFTLGITYIIATMETIYFVTGSEMWKKITQFWTKIFAVNFAVGVATGIILEFEFGTNWSNYSWFVGDIFGAPLVIEGLAAFFLETTFLAVMLLGWDKVSKRFHLASAWIVAFGGSFSAVWILIANGWMQHPTGMVFNPDTLRNEMINMWGVVSNPVALTKLFHALSSAITLSSVVVIGISSWYLLKGREKEFAYKTIALVSIFGAVASIMNIIAGDLAGKDMAKYQPMKVAAVEGLYEGGTHAGFAPFAFFGEQKADGTRDVLWEMKFPGVLSWLLFGDTNAYVPGIKNLLEGDPAHGIVSAPERIRNGKIAIEALKQYKEYSKNGDTISAQIALNEYKKYEKDFGYGYFDENNLGELVPNVPFLFWSFRYMVGLGFFIALFFPLMWWLAHKRTLEKYRFLLLFAIILIPFVYISSELGWAVAEVGRQPWIVYEVLPTKAAISATSTTNVALIFIGFFLIFTTLFIAAFRIALNQIKVGPKIAEKATKDDNEDEDETAQKESIQPAPAKRKAPVKKPVPRKPAVKKVEETTEKPAPRKRAPKKQAE; encoded by the coding sequence TATCATCGCCACTATGGAGACGATATATTTCGTCACTGGAAGTGAGATGTGGAAAAAAATCACTCAGTTCTGGACAAAAATTTTTGCCGTCAACTTCGCTGTCGGAGTTGCAACGGGAATCATCCTTGAGTTCGAATTTGGAACGAACTGGTCGAACTATTCTTGGTTCGTCTGAGATATATTTGGTGCACCACTCGTGATCGAAGGACTCGCTGCCTTCTTCCTCGAGACCACATTTCTCGCAGTGATGCTCCTCGGATGGGATAAAGTGAGTAAGAGATTCCATCTCGCATCTGCATGGATTGTTGCTTTCGGTGGATCATTCTCAGCCGTATGGATTCTCATCGCGAATGGTTGGATGCAGCATCCAACAGGAATGGTATTCAATCCTGACACGCTCCGAAATGAGATGATCAATATGTGGGGGGTAGTATCCAACCCTGTTGCACTCACGAAGCTTTTCCATGCCCTTTCTTCTGCCATCACTCTCTCAAGTGTCGTTGTCATTGGTATTAGTTCATGGTATCTCCTCAAGGGAAGAGAAAAAGAGTTCGCATACAAAACAATTGCTCTTGTTTCGATTTTTGGAGCTGTCGCTTCTATCATGAATATTATCGCTGGTGATCTCGCTGGAAAGGATATGGCAAAATACCAGCCAATGAAAGTGGCAGCTGTGGAAGGTCTCTATGAATGAGGAACTCATGCGGGATTTGCTCCATTTGCATTCTTCGGTGAACAGAAAGCCGACGGAACTCGCGATGTTCTCTGGGAAATGAAATTTCCTGGAGTTCTCTCTTGGCTTCTTTTTGGTGACACTAATGCCTATGTTCCTGGTATCAAAAATCTCCTAGAATGAGATCCTGCACATGGAATCGTCTCAGCTCCAGAGCGTATCCGCAATGGAAAAATCGCTATCGAAGCACTCAAACAGTATAAAGAATATAGCAAAAATGGAGATACTATCAGCGCACAAATAGCACTCAATGAATACAAGAAATATGAGAAAGATTTCGGATATGGCTATTTCGATGAGAATAATCTCGGGGAACTCGTACCAAATGTTCCATTCCTCTTCTGGTCGTTCCGTTATATGGTCGGGCTCGGATTCTTCATTGCCCTCTTCTTCCCTCTCATGTGGTGGCTTGCACACAAGAGAACGCTTGAGAAATATCGTTTCCTTCTTCTTTTTGCGATTATTCTTATTCCATTCGTCTATATCTCTTCTGAACTCGGCTGGGCTGTCGCAGAAGTCGGACGTCAACCATGGATTGTCTATGAAGTTCTCCCTACCAAGGCAGCCATATCTGCAACAAGCACGACGAATGTTGCACTTATATTTATCGGATTCTTCCTCATATTCACAACACTCTTCATTGCTGCATTCCGCATTGCTCTGAATCAGATAAAAGTTGGACCAAAAATCGCAGAAAAAGCAACAAAAGATGACAATGAAGATGAAGATGAAACAGCTCAAAAAGAATCTATTCAACCTGCTCCAGCCAAAAGAAAAGCTCCAGTCAAAAAACCTGTTCCAAGAAAGCCAGCAGTAAAAAAAGTCGAGGAAACAA